In Natronoarchaeum philippinense, a single window of DNA contains:
- a CDS encoding ABC transporter ATP-binding protein codes for MAAIDTTNLTKQYGDVVAVDGIDLIVEEGEVFGFLGPNGAGKTTTIDMLLDFIRPTTGSATVLGYDAQTETDAVRDRVGILPDGAGLYDRSTGYRHLEFAIESSGGTETPDELLDRVGLDREDAERPVGDYSKGMTQRITMAMALAGDPDLLVLDEPSSGLDPIGIREMQELVREEAASGTTVFFSSHILGQVSAVCDRVGILDEGELVTVDTIQGLREAAGIGSRLVLEVGGDPTVDLSGVDGVTGVDRADGSLVVSYTDASAKAAAIHRLVDAGIEVLDFSTEEATLEDLFEAYTGTDAAAVPDSDTAAGSETPPQAAANVGGAGE; via the coding sequence GCGATCGACACTACCAATCTCACGAAGCAGTACGGCGACGTCGTCGCGGTCGACGGGATCGACCTCATCGTCGAGGAAGGCGAAGTGTTCGGCTTTCTCGGGCCCAACGGCGCCGGAAAGACGACCACCATCGACATGTTGCTCGATTTCATTCGCCCGACGACGGGCAGCGCGACGGTGCTTGGCTACGACGCCCAGACGGAGACCGACGCGGTACGCGATCGGGTCGGTATCCTGCCCGACGGCGCGGGGCTGTACGACCGCTCGACCGGGTATCGACACCTCGAATTTGCGATCGAGTCAAGCGGCGGCACCGAGACGCCCGACGAGCTACTCGATCGGGTCGGTCTGGACCGCGAGGACGCCGAGCGTCCCGTCGGCGACTACTCGAAGGGGATGACCCAGCGGATCACGATGGCGATGGCGCTTGCCGGGGACCCCGATCTGCTCGTACTCGACGAGCCCTCCAGCGGCCTCGATCCGATCGGCATCCGCGAGATGCAAGAACTCGTCCGCGAGGAGGCAGCGTCGGGGACGACGGTGTTTTTTTCCAGCCACATTCTCGGGCAGGTGTCGGCTGTCTGTGACCGCGTCGGCATCCTCGACGAGGGCGAACTCGTCACCGTCGACACGATTCAGGGGCTCCGCGAGGCCGCCGGCATCGGGTCGCGGTTGGTGCTCGAAGTCGGCGGCGACCCGACGGTCGACCTCTCGGGCGTCGACGGCGTCACCGGCGTCGACCGCGCAGACGGCTCCCTCGTCGTCTCGTACACCGACGCCAGCGCGAAGGCGGCCGCGATCCACCGGCTCGTCGACGCCGGCATCGAGGTGCTCGACTTCTCGACCGAGGAGGCGACCCTCGAAGACCTGTTCGAGGCCTATACTGGAACGGACGCCGCTGCAGTTCCGGACAGCGATACCGCGGCAGGGAGCGAAACCCCGCCGCAAGCAGCCGCGAACGTCGGAGGTGCGGGCGAATGA